AGTTATGGGCTGGGGCCTCATTCAAGTACTCTATGGGTAGGAGAAGGTTGCGGTGTAGGGTGCGTGTCCTACCAACCCCGTCTTCAGGGGCAACTTCGTAAACTGGCATGTCAGGGTTAAGTTGCTTTGTGATGACATAGGGGTTGGCATACCATCTATCAGCCAGCTTCTGTTTTCCTGTCAGTCCAACATTCCTAACTAGGACGCGATCGCCAGGTTTCAGGCCATTTGCTCGCACTTTCGCATCATAGCGGACCTTGTTGGCACTGGCAGACTTGTCTGATGCTGCTGACGCAAGTTTATACGCCCGCGTAAGTTGATCACGCAAACCACTGACGTACTTCACGTGGTCAGTCCCAGTGAAGTTGTCAGGGCTAGTGCCAAATCGCAGATCAACAGGCAGTCTAGCTTCCCTACCGAACATGAGGAAATAAGGTGAGAACCCAGTACTGTCATTCCTTGAACAATTGTAAGCGTGTACAAGTGCACTTACGTACTTGCTCCAATTtgccttcttctcctcctccaggGTCCCTAGCATGTCCAGTAGCGTTCTGTTGAAACGCTCAGGCTGAGGGTCTCCCTGGGGATGGTAAGGAGTTGTCCTTGATTTCTTAATGCCAAGGAGCCTTGACAGCTCATGGATCACTTTACTCTCAAAGTCCCTACCTTGATCAGAATGAAGGCGCTGGGGCAGACCATAATGGACAAAGAAATGTTCCCACAGGACCTTGGCGACAGTGGCAGCAGTCTGATCCTTCGTTGGGAAGGCTTGTGCGTATCGTGTGTAGTGATCCGTCACTACCAAGATAGACTTCTTATTCGAGCGGTCTGGTTCTAGGGAGAGAAAGTCCATGCAGACCAGCTCCAGGGGGCTGGTTGTATGGATACTCACCAGTGGGGCTGCTGGCTTTGGAGGAGTCTTTCTTGCTACACAACGAGGGCAATGCTTGACCCACTCCGTAATGTCGGCACTCATCTTTGGCCAGTAGAATCTGTCTCTAGCCAACGCTATGGACTTTTCGATTCCAAGGTGGCCAACACTGTCGTGTATGCCCCTCATTGCCTCGACACGGCGCTGGGCAGGCAATACTAACTGGTGATGGCGGTTCCCTAAGGAGTAAGTGAATGTTCTGTAGAGGACTCCTTTGCACAGAACTAGCCTGTCGAACTCGCGGAGTATCAGGGCAGCCTCTCTTGAAAGGCCGGTATAAGACTGTGGCCTCTCCCCACGTTCAACATAATCCCTGACTAGTTTCAGTTGCGGATCTGCCTTTTGAGCCTGTGCCCAGTCTACTACATTCAGGTCTGAGCCCTTCGCATACAGACCTGGGATAGACTCTGCACTGGCACACAGGGTCTCAACGTATGGCTGGCTTCTATGAGGAGAGTTGGCTGAAACATAATGCGTCTGACAGAAGGCAGAGAGTGTGGACACTTTCTCACCTGAGTCTGACGTCTCATGCAGCCTTGCCTCCAGATCACTAATCTTGCACTGCTGGCGAGCCTCAAACTCCTTGTCGAGGCCGGGAGGATGTGGTTTCCGTGACAGCGCATCTGCTTCAATGTTCGTCTTTCCTGGCTTATAATGGATGGAAAAATCAAAGCAGGAAAGTGCAGCAAGCCATCTATGTCCTGTGGCATCGAGTTTTGCCGACGTCAGGACATATGTTAGTGGGTTATTATCTGTCATAACCCGTGTACCTTTTGCTGCATACAAGTAATCCCTGAATTTGTCGGTGACTGCCCACTTAAGAGCAAGAAATTCCAGCTTGTGGGCTGGATAGTTCTTCTCACTGTGGGACAGTCCCCGACTTCCATATGCCACTGGACGAAGCTTACCTCCATGATCTTGATACAGGACACCACCCAGTCCATCACGGCTGGCATCAACATGGAGCACAAAAGGCTTTGACAGGTCTGCGAAGGCTAAGACTGGGGCTGTGACCAGACAATGCTTCAAGGCCTGAAAAGCATTCTCACACTCCTCAGTCCAAGCATCACCAAGGGGGTCACTCGCCTTTCGGGCATCCGGGCTCGGAACTTTCTTTGGAGGTGGACGTCCTCGCTTCCTGGGGTAAACGCACCCACTTGTAAGTGCATTCAAAGGACGAGAAATCTTGGCATAGTCCTTTATGAATCGCCGGTAATAGCCAGCAAATCCCAGGAAAGACTTGACATGCCTCACTGTCTGTGGCCTGGGCCGGGTTCTTACATCGGCCACTTTGTCTGGGTCTGTCTGTACCCCAGCCTCGGAGACTACATGACCAAGGTACCTAACCGACTGACAGCAAAATTGGCATTTTTCTGGGGACACCTTCAAGCCAAATTGCTGCAGCCTATCCAGCACCCTAGCCAGGCGCTCCTCCATTTCCTCCAGCGTCTTAGAGAAGATTATCAGGTCATCCATGTACACCAACACCTCTAACATGTTCAGACCTGACATACACTTCTCCATCAGCCTTTGGAAGGTAGCTGGTGCTCCCTTCACCCCTTGGGGCATACGCTCAAACTGGTAAAACCCCAAAGGGCAAGTGAAGGCCGTTTTCTCCTTGTCAGTTTCACGCATCGGGATTTGGTAGAATCCCGACTTTAAGTCGATGACAGAAAACCATTTACTGCCACTCAGGGAATCAATGGCCTCCTGTATCAGGGGCACTGTGTACTGGTCGGGAATGGTACGAGAATTGAGTGTACGGTAGTCAACACACATTCTTAAAGTACCATTCTTTTTCCGAACCAGCACGATTGGGGAGGCATAGGGACTCTTAGACTCCTTAATTATGTTGTTCTCCAACAGCTGTTGAAGATGTTGCTGCAAGTCCCTAAGATCAGAGGGAGGCACCCTCCGAGACCTCTCACGGAATGGTGTGTCATCGTTAACACGAATCTGATGCTCCGCATAGCCTGTGCTGCCTAAGTCAAATTCATGCCTGGAGAACACATCACTCCTCTGCCTGCACTGATTGAGCAGCCTTTCTTTCCACTCCGGGGAAATCGGGCCCCAATTGATGGGCAGCTCACTAACGTCAACTTGAGGGGAAGGGGTGTTATCGCCTACATTAGCACTTACTTGGGAATGGGTTGCCTCGGTGTAACTGTGAGGCTGGGTAGGAAAACTACTAGGGGTAGGGAAACACTTGTCGGGGACATAGGCATCTACTATTGGGCAGTTGCCAGGGACAGTGATAGACTCAGGGCTACTATTGGTCACCAGCACCCTTACCTTTCCAATCGCACCACCTGACAATTTTTGTACTCCTGGGGCCATGTGTAACCCACTTGGAAGTTTGCTGTGGGGATTAGACTCTACGAAAACAGTCATCTCTTCTTTCAGGGGATTCCTAATTTGGGCAGTCATTACCAATTTGGAGTGGGGAGGTATTTGCGTGCTATGTCCTTTCTTGGTCCTAGCGGTGCCCAATTTGCCATCAGGGGATACCTTCTCTTGTTTTGATATACTGGCATAGATATCTCTGCAAGTCGCACTAATCTGCAATGACTGGGCAAAGCGCACTCCAGCCATCCTCCTACAAGATTCAAAACAGTGCCTGAAAAGTCCTGAATTTGTGCCAATAATCACTCTATGGTCACAGGGACGCTGGGGGTCTGGTACTACAAGAGCCAATGTACTAAACTCAGTCCCTGTGCCAGCAAATGACCGTTCAAAACCTATGTTGACGTAGGCCCAACCCAGATAGGGCATTGTCCCATCCCCTCCATGGTACAGGACTAGGTCACTTAGTTCATGCAATTCCCTATCTAGTGTGTCGAAAAGGCTCTTGTGTATAAGAGTGACTTGAGACCCACTATCAAGAAGGCATTTTGTCTCCTTTCCATCTATCCAACATTTTGGGTTGATAGCATCTCCTACTAAACCTTCAGGAACATCGTTCTTGGAAACCTCAACTTTAGAAACAAGTGGGGGAGAATCTAATTTTGGGGCCCCTGGTTTCTCCTTCCCAGGCGCCCTTTCTCGTTTCCCTGGTTGCCAAGGATGTAGTTGACAAGTCTTTTACTTAGTACGTCAGGGGGGACAGGATTCTTACAGTTTCTACTGATGTGGCCCTCCTCTCCACACTTGAAGCAAACAACACCAGTATTACTCTGCTGGGACGACTGAGATATGGGGAGATTTTTGATGGGTTGGGGTGCTGGTGGAGGTGCTGGCTGGGGAAGGACATGGGGTTGAGGGGCTGTTTGGGGTGGCAGAATAGAGGGCTCTACCTTACGGTGGGCAGCCTGCTTTGGTTTTGGGCTAACGGGGGGTCTTGAGGCGGACAGAGATTTCTTCAccctctcctcttcttcctgCTTCCTCACTGAAGACAGGAGTTCCAGGAAGGATGGTGGTTTCTCCAGGCGCTCCCTGAGCTGTAGGTTTACTAGGAGCATTTCATGGTAGAGGATGCCCCTGATGAATTGTCGCAGTCTCACCTTGTTGGCGTCATGTGGCTTGACAACTCCTCGCCTAACCACATGGCGCATGACTTCCTGTAAGCGAGAAAGATACTCAGAGGGAGACTCACCTTCAGCCTGGACTGTCTGATGAAATCTGACAAACAGTTCATCATCTGTGTCAGTATCGCCAAAAGCCAGATCCAGAGCCCTGAGGTAGTCTGCAGAGCAGGCCTGGGGATTCTCACGCCTAAGGTCTGTAATGATGCT
The nucleotide sequence above comes from Diadema setosum chromosome 5, eeDiaSeto1, whole genome shotgun sequence. Encoded proteins:
- the LOC140228306 gene encoding paraneoplastic antigen Ma3-like — translated: MAGKSLKQIGQDWCKKEEIRVENALLLATGIKTVPTEVFALALSELYPTLLEVLRRDDPDTGETLLLCEFENAVAMLGLQAQIVIPVDGETVCRVVRLDGLEPVRGNRVSVKDLRERGLVREWRKAGRRAQEVQSQDIPTTNNFPPPSPGISEPSMSFPDRDIPILAASLARCGLTTGYRKLRCFSGAKTAARDEDSYPIWIEHVESQMEEWQTLDDAERRKRIRESLRPPASSIITDLRRENPQACSADYLRALDLAFGDTDTDDELFVRFHQTVQAEGESPSEYLSRLQEVMRHVVRRGVVKPHDANKVRLRQFIRGILYHEMLLVNLQLRERLEKPPSFLELLSSVRKQEEEERVKKSLSASRPPVSPKPKQAAHRKVEPSILPPQTAPQPHVLPQPAPPPAPQPIKNLPISQSSQQSNTGVVCFKCGEEGHISRNCKNPVPPDVLSKRLVNYILGNQGNEKGRLGRRNQGPQN